From a region of the Thermomonas sp. HDW16 genome:
- a CDS encoding DUF3488 and transglutaminase-like domain-containing protein has translation MRVRTHALTLLAAAACLLPLLLQLPPALGLGFGLVAILIAIASWRRRLPFLLRLLIGISMIAAIAIIAPGVGRDTACTVLAAMLALKPSETSSLRDGRSLVGFALFAPFAAFLLDQGPTSLLLALAAVLASLLALQQLAYDEAQVRIPAAYWRQASSGVLKLVALGLPLAMAAFWLFPRLPTPLWGLPDRAVAKPGLSDSMTPGGWLDLMNDDSPAARVQFFGAAPSREQMYWRGPVLWDFDGRTWRQIKQLQYMPAAPMQAAGTGWDYLIEPEPTEHRQLIALDLPTQVPGGAFIALDYSTYSTAPLNGVTRWRMRSAAPAAAEPELPLVLRQRALELPTGFNPRTLAMGRQWRREAGNDTQGRADASIVDRALAMIRREFAYTLDVPLAGRNEIDDFLFDRKQGYCEHFSSSFVVLMRAAGIPSRVVTGYAGGYRNPVGDYWLVLNSDAHAWAEVWLPRRGWVRVDPTAAVAPERVFDTLVDRQPGRIGAFDGLVPMFNVGDWLRRGWNDFVLGYDAQRQQRLFNPFGKNRISSHGLILMFTAVAALALAWMAWLLARGEREKDPLLRAWHQLGRRYARQGNGRAIHEPAEAWAERVGADVPESGAPLRALSRRFSNARYAAKDTSELRRLLRDLATHRP, from the coding sequence ATGCGCGTACGCACGCATGCATTGACCCTGCTGGCCGCCGCTGCCTGTCTGCTGCCCTTACTGCTGCAATTGCCGCCTGCTCTTGGTCTTGGTTTCGGGCTTGTCGCGATCCTCATCGCGATCGCGTCCTGGAGGCGCAGGCTGCCGTTCCTGCTGCGCCTGCTGATCGGCATCAGCATGATCGCAGCGATCGCCATCATCGCTCCTGGCGTGGGCCGCGATACCGCCTGCACGGTGCTCGCGGCCATGCTGGCGCTGAAACCCTCGGAAACCTCCAGCCTGCGCGATGGCCGCAGCCTGGTCGGTTTCGCCTTGTTCGCCCCGTTCGCCGCCTTCCTGCTCGACCAAGGGCCAACCAGCCTGCTGCTTGCATTGGCCGCCGTGCTTGCGTCCCTGCTGGCACTGCAGCAACTGGCCTATGACGAAGCCCAAGTCCGCATCCCTGCCGCATACTGGCGGCAGGCTTCCAGCGGCGTGTTGAAACTGGTTGCACTCGGGCTGCCACTGGCGATGGCCGCGTTCTGGCTGTTCCCGCGCCTGCCTACGCCATTGTGGGGCCTGCCGGATCGAGCGGTCGCCAAGCCCGGACTCTCCGACAGCATGACGCCAGGTGGCTGGCTGGATCTCATGAACGACGACAGCCCGGCAGCACGCGTGCAGTTCTTCGGTGCAGCGCCCTCCCGGGAACAGATGTATTGGCGCGGCCCGGTGTTATGGGATTTCGATGGCCGCACCTGGCGCCAGATCAAGCAGCTGCAGTACATGCCCGCAGCACCGATGCAGGCAGCTGGCACGGGCTGGGACTACCTGATCGAACCCGAGCCGACCGAACACCGGCAGCTGATCGCACTGGATCTGCCGACACAAGTACCGGGTGGCGCTTTCATCGCCCTCGACTACAGCACGTACTCCACGGCACCGCTCAACGGCGTGACCCGCTGGCGAATGCGCTCAGCTGCGCCAGCTGCCGCGGAACCCGAGCTGCCACTGGTGTTGCGCCAACGCGCGCTGGAACTGCCGACCGGCTTCAACCCACGCACGCTCGCCATGGGTCGACAATGGCGGCGCGAGGCCGGCAACGACACACAGGGCCGTGCAGACGCCTCTATCGTCGATCGCGCCCTGGCAATGATCCGCCGCGAGTTCGCCTACACCCTGGACGTGCCTCTGGCCGGGCGAAACGAAATCGACGATTTCCTGTTCGACCGCAAGCAGGGGTATTGCGAGCATTTCAGTTCGTCTTTCGTGGTGTTGATGCGGGCCGCCGGCATTCCCTCGCGCGTGGTCACCGGTTACGCGGGCGGCTACCGCAACCCGGTGGGCGACTATTGGCTGGTGCTGAACTCGGACGCGCATGCCTGGGCCGAAGTCTGGCTGCCCCGGCGTGGCTGGGTACGGGTTGACCCCACCGCCGCCGTCGCTCCGGAGCGGGTGTTCGATACCCTCGTCGACCGCCAACCAGGTCGTATCGGCGCATTCGACGGCCTGGTGCCGATGTTCAATGTCGGCGACTGGCTACGCCGCGGCTGGAACGACTTCGTGCTTGGCTACGACGCCCAACGCCAGCAGCGGTTGTTCAACCCGTTCGGCAAGAATCGGATCAGCAGCCACGGATTGATCCTGATGTTTACCGCAGTCGCGGCGCTCGCGCTGGCGTGGATGGCTTGGCTGCTCGCACGCGGGGAGCGCGAGAAAGACCCGCTGCTGCGTGCATGGCATCAATTGGGGCGTCGCTATGCACGACAAGGAAACGGCCGTGCCATTCATGAACCCGCCGAGGCCTGGGCTGAACGCGTCGGCGCAGACGTACCAGAATCCGGGGCTCCCCTGCGCGCGCTCAGCCGGCGTTTCTCCAACGCGCGGTATGCTGCAAAAGACACCAGCGAGTTGCGCCGGCTGTTGCGCGACCTGGCCACGCATCGACCGTGA
- a CDS encoding Slp family lipoprotein, translated as MNIRILTIGIATIMLGACATVPKPLQGQFQVLTPHEAAASDHIGATVRWGGRIIRTEPRADRTCFEVISTKLNADGRPYQASDDTAGRFIACRTGFYDPALFEPNREVTFTGRIDGYEERKVDEYAYKFPRVAADVVYLWPQRERVNVVTRPDPWMWGWSGRWGWGW; from the coding sequence ATGAACATCCGCATCCTGACCATCGGCATCGCCACGATCATGCTCGGTGCCTGCGCAACCGTGCCCAAGCCCCTGCAAGGTCAATTCCAGGTACTGACCCCGCACGAAGCCGCGGCAAGCGATCACATCGGCGCAACCGTGCGTTGGGGTGGCCGCATCATCCGCACTGAACCGCGCGCCGATCGCACTTGCTTCGAGGTGATTTCTACCAAGCTGAATGCCGATGGTCGCCCGTACCAAGCCAGCGATGACACTGCGGGCCGCTTCATCGCCTGCCGTACCGGCTTCTATGATCCGGCCTTGTTCGAGCCGAATCGCGAAGTGACCTTCACTGGCCGCATCGACGGCTATGAAGAGCGCAAGGTGGACGAATACGCCTACAAATTCCCGCGGGTCGCCGCCGACGTGGTCTACCTGTGGCCGCAACGCGAACGGGTGAACGTGGTGACGCGCCCGGATCCGTGGATGTGGGGCTGGAGTGGTAGATGGGGCTGGGGCTGGTAA
- a CDS encoding histidine triad nucleotide-binding protein: MSETIFHKIIRREIPADIVYEDEHLIAFRDIAPQAPVHVLFVPKIDFATLNDVPEEQAIVIGRLATAAARYAKAQGFAGDGYRIVMNCNGDGGQTVFQIHLHLLAGAPLGRFGTPA, from the coding sequence ATGAGCGAGACCATCTTCCACAAGATCATCCGTCGCGAGATCCCGGCCGACATCGTGTACGAGGACGAGCACCTGATCGCGTTCCGCGACATCGCCCCGCAGGCGCCGGTGCATGTGCTGTTCGTGCCAAAGATCGACTTCGCCACGCTGAACGACGTGCCGGAAGAGCAGGCCATCGTCATCGGCCGCCTTGCCACCGCCGCCGCGCGCTACGCGAAGGCGCAGGGCTTCGCCGGGGATGGCTACCGCATCGTCATGAATTGCAATGGCGACGGCGGGCAGACCGTGTTCCAGATCCACCTGCACCTGCTGGCGGGTGCACCGTTGGGGCGCTTCGGTACGCCTGCCTGA
- the recR gene encoding recombination mediator RecR, translating to MSVSLLEQLIDALRVLPGVGQKSAQRMAYHLLERQRDGGKRLAGALAQAMEHVGHCKRCRDFSETELCPTCSSGARDAHQLCIVESPADRLAIEQATGFRGLYFVLQGRLSPLDGIGPRELGLDQLAQRLGEGEVQEMIVATNPTVEGEATAHYLAQLARAHKVHPSRLAHGVPLGGELEYVDRGTLSHAFGSRSEITS from the coding sequence GTGAGTGTTTCGCTGCTTGAACAACTGATCGACGCCTTGCGCGTGCTGCCCGGCGTGGGCCAGAAATCCGCGCAGCGGATGGCCTACCACCTGCTGGAGCGCCAGCGCGATGGCGGCAAACGGTTGGCGGGCGCTTTGGCGCAGGCGATGGAGCATGTCGGCCACTGCAAGCGTTGCCGCGATTTCAGCGAGACCGAGTTGTGCCCGACCTGCAGCAGCGGCGCACGTGATGCGCACCAGCTGTGCATCGTCGAGTCGCCGGCGGATCGATTGGCGATCGAGCAGGCCACCGGTTTCCGCGGCCTGTATTTCGTGCTGCAGGGGCGGCTCAGCCCGCTGGACGGGATCGGCCCGCGCGAACTCGGCTTGGACCAGCTTGCGCAGCGGCTGGGCGAGGGCGAGGTGCAGGAGATGATCGTCGCCACCAACCCGACGGTTGAAGGCGAGGCCACCGCGCATTACCTGGCGCAGCTGGCGCGGGCGCACAAGGTGCACCCAAGCCGGCTGGCGCATGGCGTGCCGCTGGGTGGCGAGCTGGAATACGTGGACCGCGGCACGTTGTCGCATGCCTTCGGCAGCCGCAGCGAAATCACCTCCTGA
- a CDS encoding YbaB/EbfC family nucleoid-associated protein, which produces MRGNIAQLMQQAQKMQEDMQRAQEEVAALEVVGNAGAGMVSVTLGGRMDCRKVRIDPSMLADPEMAEDLIAAAFNDAVNKINAESQSKMSAATAGMQLPPGMKLPF; this is translated from the coding sequence ATGCGTGGAAACATCGCCCAGCTGATGCAGCAGGCACAGAAGATGCAGGAAGACATGCAGCGTGCGCAGGAGGAAGTGGCCGCGCTGGAAGTGGTCGGCAATGCCGGCGCCGGCATGGTCAGCGTGACCCTGGGCGGTCGCATGGACTGCCGCAAGGTGCGCATCGATCCGTCGATGCTGGCCGATCCGGAAATGGCCGAAGACCTGATCGCCGCCGCGTTCAATGATGCGGTCAACAAGATCAATGCGGAATCGCAGTCGAAGATGTCGGCGGCCACCGCCGGCATGCAGTTGCCGCCGGGCATGAAGCTGCCGTTTTAA
- the dnaX gene encoding DNA polymerase III subunit gamma/tau, with translation MSYLVLARKWRPKRFAELVGQEHVVRALTNALETGRVHHAFLFTGTRGVGKTTIARIFAKSLNCERGTGADPCGECETCLAIDAGRYIDLLEIDAASNTGVDNVRELIENAQYMPSRGKYKVYLIDEVHMLSKQAFNALLKTLEEPPEHVKFLFATTDPEKLLVTVLSRCLQFNLKRLDEAQIRGQISKILGAENIEADDDAVRQLAHAADGSLRDGLSLLDQAIAYTGGRLDAAAVAAMLGTVDRNRVQALLSALADGDGQRLLDEAAQLAEFSPDWGSVLDALSEALHRIQVKQLVPTVETGSDAIDIDALATQLRPELVQLWYQMALNGRRDLGYAPSPRSGFEMSLLRMLAFRPGEASAQASLPRAAAATTKPATPVVRSNAPTAAAEQARAALAEPAPRLQAQPQTPPPMRVAEPREAEFAPPPVVVSASPQASTAMLVTDSEHWLELVARSSLRGPARLLAEHAAFLAHSDGVLRLTLAPGDEHLKSPSLVLQLGDALSSLLGGAVQLRFETGEPRGDTARVRNVREREEKQAGAEQGFAADPDIQRLVQVHGAQIVPDSIRPLGKD, from the coding sequence ATGTCCTATCTCGTCCTCGCCCGCAAGTGGCGGCCCAAGCGTTTCGCCGAATTGGTCGGGCAGGAACACGTGGTGCGCGCGCTGACCAATGCGCTGGAAACCGGCCGCGTCCACCATGCCTTCCTGTTCACCGGTACCCGCGGGGTGGGCAAGACCACCATCGCGCGCATCTTCGCCAAATCGTTGAACTGCGAGCGCGGCACTGGTGCCGATCCCTGCGGCGAATGCGAGACGTGCCTGGCCATCGATGCCGGCCGCTACATCGACTTGCTGGAGATCGACGCCGCGTCCAACACCGGCGTGGACAACGTGCGCGAGCTGATCGAGAACGCGCAGTACATGCCGTCGCGCGGCAAGTACAAGGTCTACCTGATCGACGAAGTGCACATGTTGTCCAAGCAGGCGTTCAATGCGCTGCTGAAGACGCTGGAAGAGCCGCCGGAACACGTCAAGTTCCTGTTCGCCACCACCGATCCGGAAAAGCTGCTGGTCACGGTGTTGAGCCGCTGCCTGCAGTTCAACCTGAAGCGGCTGGACGAAGCGCAGATCCGCGGGCAAATCAGCAAGATCCTGGGCGCGGAAAACATCGAGGCCGATGACGACGCGGTGCGCCAGCTGGCGCATGCCGCCGATGGCAGCCTGCGCGATGGCCTGTCGCTGCTGGATCAGGCGATCGCCTACACGGGCGGCCGCCTGGACGCCGCTGCGGTGGCGGCGATGCTGGGCACGGTGGATCGCAATCGCGTGCAAGCACTGCTGTCCGCATTGGCCGATGGCGATGGCCAGCGTTTGCTCGATGAGGCGGCGCAGCTCGCGGAGTTCTCACCGGACTGGGGCAGCGTGCTGGATGCGCTGTCAGAGGCCTTGCACCGGATCCAGGTCAAGCAATTGGTGCCGACGGTGGAAACCGGCAGCGATGCCATCGACATCGATGCGTTGGCCACGCAGCTGCGCCCGGAGCTGGTGCAGCTCTGGTACCAGATGGCGCTCAACGGCCGCCGCGACTTGGGGTATGCGCCCAGTCCGCGCAGCGGCTTCGAGATGAGCCTGCTGCGAATGCTCGCGTTCCGCCCGGGCGAAGCCAGCGCACAGGCGTCGCTGCCGCGCGCTGCCGCAGCGACGACGAAACCAGCGACACCTGTCGTTCGTTCGAATGCGCCAACGGCGGCCGCCGAACAGGCGCGTGCCGCATTGGCGGAGCCCGCGCCGCGCCTGCAGGCACAGCCGCAAACGCCGCCGCCGATGCGCGTCGCCGAGCCGCGCGAAGCGGAATTCGCCCCGCCGCCGGTAGTCGTGTCTGCATCGCCGCAGGCGTCCACCGCCATGCTGGTCACCGACAGCGAACATTGGCTGGAACTGGTCGCGCGCAGCAGCCTGCGTGGGCCGGCACGCCTGTTGGCCGAGCACGCAGCGTTCCTGGCGCATTCCGATGGCGTGTTGCGGCTGACCCTGGCGCCTGGGGACGAACACCTGAAATCGCCCAGCCTGGTCTTGCAGCTGGGCGATGCTTTGTCATCACTGCTTGGTGGCGCGGTGCAGCTGCGCTTCGAAACCGGCGAGCCGCGTGGCGACACTGCGCGGGTGCGCAATGTGCGCGAACGCGAGGAGAAGCAGGCGGGCGCGGAGCAGGGTTTCGCCGCAGACCCGGATATCCAGCGGCTGGTGCAGGTGCATGGCGCGCAGATCGTGCCGGATTCGATCCGGCCACTCGGCAAGGATTGA
- a CDS encoding helix-turn-helix domain-containing protein, with amino-acid sequence MTLTEQTQQEISDAIDTAQRQEPGSGEINVTVSKKRKKIEPINPFALCFAESLGQLIVARKIGAPAMAVLFKLLALAQQGNLVSVNQKGIAASLGVDKSAVSRAINQLIKAGVLLEMPEGIFFNPQLVNRWGLDAVAKRFPKTVTAGIEALKAHKMGANWAVPEDEAKK; translated from the coding sequence ATGACCCTCACCGAACAGACCCAGCAGGAAATCTCCGACGCCATCGACACCGCGCAACGCCAAGAGCCAGGCTCCGGCGAGATCAATGTCACTGTCTCCAAGAAACGCAAGAAGATCGAACCCATCAACCCCTTCGCGCTTTGCTTTGCTGAAAGCCTGGGGCAGCTGATCGTGGCGCGAAAGATCGGCGCGCCAGCGATGGCCGTCCTGTTCAAGCTCCTGGCCCTGGCCCAGCAAGGCAACCTGGTCAGCGTGAACCAGAAGGGAATAGCCGCCAGCCTGGGCGTGGACAAATCGGCAGTGTCCCGAGCAATCAACCAACTGATCAAGGCCGGAGTTTTGCTCGAAATGCCAGAGGGCATTTTCTTCAATCCCCAGTTGGTAAACCGCTGGGGCCTGGACGCGGTGGCCAAGCGCTTCCCCAAGACCGTAACGGCAGGGATTGAAGCGTTGAAAGCGCACAAAATGGGGGCCAACTGGGCAGTCCCGGAGGACGAGGCTAAGAAATAA
- a CDS encoding DUF6538 domain-containing protein, which yields MRLPRYLLHRPSGFTFRLVIPKHLRRHFGRGEIRRALRTHDPRLAHAWSGALLLAYHAAIARVEKTGMAWEKNDDDELAEALGLTGGRKPKDWKVTHASGHSIEMPDSDDKAADLAAAMKATKLLADLYGGAGPLANLPAPSVNDAAPPPGPPPGVHICRTDQAVEFWLKAELPSWKSPTRFKTFNSKLKPAGDAFAGFVKPGTRLYTIHRSRCGQFYDHLMAGGLARSSAANVQSYLTRFFKWAQGAGYYPDDKTNPAAGHIRLTAADKAPKRGTGFQAFKTEQLRAMFAPDAFAALPTLKDRWLVVLALYTGARSNELARLELVDVGPDEDTGIAVLDINNLAEDKTTKSDASIRKIPIHPDLLALGLLDRVEARKAAGETRLFPGNLLTQNGPAASTSKAFQVALKAWGIAPRGKKKMGLHSFRATVIQKMEGVSQGWRERYVGHDLTEKTSTLDGDHVNSYGRDENGRRITSLAAVAKACHPELNWAAAGVIDLDGLRPLLAVGAAPEQAKQGRRKVEPT from the coding sequence ATGCGCCTGCCTCGGTATTTGCTCCACCGCCCCAGCGGTTTCACCTTCCGGTTGGTGATCCCCAAGCACCTGCGCCGCCACTTCGGGCGCGGCGAGATCCGGCGCGCCCTGCGGACGCATGACCCCCGCCTCGCGCATGCATGGTCAGGCGCGTTGTTGCTCGCCTACCATGCGGCCATTGCTCGCGTGGAGAAAACCGGCATGGCGTGGGAGAAAAACGACGATGACGAACTCGCAGAAGCCCTGGGCCTGACCGGCGGGCGCAAGCCGAAAGATTGGAAGGTCACGCACGCCTCCGGCCACTCAATCGAAATGCCGGACAGCGACGACAAGGCGGCCGACTTGGCCGCCGCGATGAAAGCAACCAAGTTGCTGGCCGACCTGTATGGCGGTGCCGGCCCGTTGGCGAACCTGCCCGCGCCGTCCGTCAACGACGCGGCCCCGCCCCCCGGCCCGCCCCCGGGCGTCCATATCTGCCGAACGGATCAGGCGGTGGAGTTCTGGCTCAAAGCCGAGTTACCGAGTTGGAAGTCCCCGACGCGGTTCAAGACCTTCAACAGCAAGCTCAAACCCGCCGGGGACGCCTTCGCCGGCTTCGTAAAGCCCGGAACCCGGCTGTACACCATCCACCGCAGCCGCTGCGGCCAGTTCTACGATCACCTGATGGCCGGCGGTCTCGCGCGCAGCTCTGCCGCGAACGTCCAGTCCTACCTGACCCGGTTTTTCAAATGGGCCCAGGGCGCAGGCTACTACCCCGACGACAAGACCAACCCGGCAGCCGGTCATATCCGCCTGACGGCTGCGGACAAGGCGCCCAAGCGCGGCACGGGCTTCCAAGCCTTCAAGACGGAGCAGTTACGGGCGATGTTCGCGCCCGACGCGTTCGCCGCCCTGCCGACGCTCAAAGACCGCTGGCTAGTGGTGCTGGCCCTGTACACCGGGGCCAGGTCAAACGAACTGGCCCGGTTGGAGCTGGTGGACGTTGGCCCCGACGAAGACACGGGCATCGCGGTTTTGGACATCAATAACCTGGCCGAGGACAAGACCACCAAGAGCGACGCCAGTATCCGAAAAATCCCCATCCATCCCGATCTGCTGGCCCTGGGCCTGCTGGATCGGGTGGAAGCCAGGAAGGCCGCCGGGGAGACCCGGCTATTCCCCGGCAACCTGCTGACCCAGAACGGCCCCGCTGCCTCCACCTCCAAAGCCTTCCAGGTGGCCCTGAAAGCGTGGGGCATAGCTCCACGCGGCAAAAAAAAGATGGGGCTTCACTCGTTCCGCGCCACCGTCATCCAGAAAATGGAAGGCGTATCCCAGGGCTGGCGTGAGCGATATGTCGGCCACGACCTGACCGAGAAGACCAGCACGCTCGACGGCGACCATGTGAACAGCTACGGCCGCGACGAAAACGGCAGGCGCATAACCTCGCTGGCCGCCGTGGCGAAGGCCTGCCATCCAGAGCTGAACTGGGCCGCCGCAGGCGTCATCGACCTGGACGGCCTGCGGCCTCTGCTGGCGGTTGGCGCGGCCCCGGAACAGGCGAAGCAGGGACGGCGGAAGGTGGAGCCCACCTGA
- a CDS encoding molybdenum cofactor biosynthesis protein MoaE: protein MRRATARPSRSSRRSVEAELVRFVLSASAIDPVAMQSRLRDARAGACTSFEGWVRDHNDGRAVTGLHYEAYAELAEREGEAILADAMHRFDIVEAVCTHRIGELAIGEMAVWVGVSAAHRDAAFAACRWIIDEVKARVPIWKRERYAEGDAGWLHPAP from the coding sequence ATGCGCCGCGCGACGGCACGACCGTCGCGTTCATCCCGCCGGTCAGTGGAGGCTGAGTTGGTGCGTTTCGTCTTGTCGGCATCGGCCATCGATCCCGTCGCGATGCAGTCGCGTTTGCGCGATGCGCGCGCCGGCGCCTGCACCAGCTTCGAGGGCTGGGTGCGCGATCACAACGACGGCCGCGCGGTGACCGGCCTGCATTACGAGGCCTACGCCGAGCTGGCCGAACGCGAAGGCGAGGCGATCCTGGCGGATGCGATGCATCGTTTCGATATCGTCGAGGCCGTGTGCACCCACCGCATCGGCGAGCTCGCCATCGGCGAAATGGCAGTGTGGGTGGGCGTGTCCGCCGCGCATCGCGACGCGGCGTTTGCCGCCTGCCGCTGGATCATCGACGAGGTCAAGGCGCGGGTGCCGATCTGGAAGCGCGAGCGCTACGCCGAGGGCGACGCCGGCTGGCTGCATCCGGCGCCCTGA
- a CDS encoding MoaD/ThiS family protein yields MSAHVEVLYFASLRDAAGIASEQVVTAATDLSALYAELQVRHGLAFPQARLRVAVDGAFASWSDAPRDGTTVAFIPPVSGG; encoded by the coding sequence ATGAGCGCGCATGTCGAGGTGCTGTATTTCGCATCCTTGCGCGACGCCGCGGGTATCGCCAGCGAACAGGTGGTGACCGCTGCGACGGACCTTTCCGCGTTGTACGCCGAACTGCAGGTGCGTCATGGCCTGGCCTTCCCGCAAGCGCGGCTGCGCGTGGCGGTGGATGGCGCGTTCGCGAGCTGGAGCGATGCGCCGCGCGACGGCACGACCGTCGCGTTCATCCCGCCGGTCAGTGGAGGCTGA
- the moaC gene encoding cyclic pyranopterin monophosphate synthase MoaC, which translates to MARTSNKLTHLDPAGRPAMVDVSAKQATAREARAECRVKFPAAVAEQLRANGLKSAKGGIVDTAIIAGTMAVKRTHELIPFCHPLPIDGCRFSIDWQDARTLRIDCTVKTVHRTGVEMEALTGATVAALTVYDMCKALSHAIVIGPAKLLGKRGGKRDVGALT; encoded by the coding sequence ATGGCACGCACATCGAACAAACTCACCCACCTCGATCCCGCCGGCCGACCGGCGATGGTCGACGTATCCGCGAAGCAGGCGACCGCACGCGAGGCACGCGCCGAATGCCGGGTGAAATTCCCGGCCGCGGTCGCTGAGCAACTGCGCGCGAACGGTCTGAAAAGCGCCAAGGGCGGGATCGTCGATACCGCGATCATCGCCGGCACCATGGCGGTGAAGCGCACCCACGAACTGATCCCGTTCTGCCATCCGCTGCCCATCGACGGCTGTCGTTTTTCCATCGACTGGCAGGATGCGCGCACCCTGCGCATCGACTGCACGGTCAAGACCGTGCACCGCACCGGGGTGGAGATGGAGGCGCTGACCGGCGCCACCGTGGCCGCGCTGACGGTGTATGACATGTGCAAGGCGCTAAGCCATGCCATCGTGATCGGCCCGGCGAAATTGCTGGGCAAGCGCGGAGGCAAGCGTGATGTCGGGGCGCTGACATGA
- the moaA gene encoding GTP 3',8-cyclase MoaA: protein MSDLSPRDALARPLRDLRLSLIEACNFRCPYCMPADRIADDHGLDAASRLSFDEIETLVRGFAKLGVRKLRLTGGEPLLRKRLPELVARLAAIDGIEDLALTTNGSLLAAHAQALRDAGLRRITVSLDTLDAEAFRAMSGGRGELRDVLAGIEAAQAAGFAPIKLNCVVQRGVNGAGIETLAEFAREHGHVLRFIEYMDVGTCNGWLRERVLPSAELRDRIAARWPLRALDANYRGEVAERYAYEDGRGEVGFVSSVTAPFCGDCHRARVSADGQMYTCLFAGQGHDLRGVLAQGDDALARHVAGLWSKRADRYSEIRSEAGASRKHVEMYLVGG, encoded by the coding sequence ATGAGTGACCTGTCGCCGCGCGACGCATTGGCGCGGCCATTGCGTGACCTGCGGTTGTCGTTGATCGAAGCCTGCAACTTCCGTTGCCCGTATTGCATGCCGGCGGATCGCATCGCCGATGACCACGGGCTGGATGCGGCCTCGCGTCTGTCGTTCGACGAGATCGAGACGCTCGTGCGCGGCTTCGCCAAACTCGGCGTGCGCAAGTTGCGCCTGACCGGTGGCGAACCCTTGCTGCGCAAACGCTTGCCGGAATTGGTGGCGCGTTTGGCTGCGATCGACGGCATCGAGGATCTCGCCCTGACCACCAATGGCTCGCTGCTGGCTGCCCACGCGCAAGCCCTGCGCGATGCCGGCTTGCGGCGAATCACGGTCAGCCTGGACACGCTGGATGCCGAGGCGTTCCGCGCGATGTCCGGCGGTCGCGGCGAATTGCGCGATGTGCTGGCCGGCATCGAGGCGGCGCAGGCCGCCGGTTTCGCCCCGATCAAGCTCAATTGCGTGGTCCAGCGCGGGGTGAACGGTGCCGGCATCGAAACCCTTGCCGAATTCGCCCGCGAGCATGGCCATGTGCTGCGTTTCATCGAGTACATGGACGTGGGCACTTGCAACGGCTGGCTGCGCGAACGCGTGCTGCCTTCGGCCGAGCTGCGCGACCGCATCGCCGCGCGCTGGCCGCTGCGTGCACTGGATGCGAACTATCGCGGCGAGGTGGCGGAGCGCTATGCCTACGAAGACGGACGTGGCGAAGTCGGCTTCGTCAGCTCGGTGACCGCGCCGTTCTGCGGCGACTGCCACCGCGCCCGTGTCTCTGCCGATGGGCAGATGTACACCTGCCTGTTCGCGGGGCAGGGCCACGACCTGCGTGGGGTGTTGGCTCAAGGCGACGATGCGCTGGCACGGCATGTTGCCGGCCTGTGGTCGAAGCGCGCGGATCGCTACAGCGAAATCCGCAGCGAGGCAGGCGCTTCGCGCAAGCATGTCGAGATGTACCTGGTTGGCGGCTGA
- a CDS encoding MBL fold metallo-hydrolase, whose protein sequence is MNQESDWQLRLLGVGNASAVELGSAMATIERDGAPWLTIDCGGEGLTAYGRTYGGIPAALFMTHAHMDHIAGFERLFVASYFDDAHRGEVRLYVPVPLLPLLHQRVASYPNALAEGGVNFWDAFRVIPVGDHFWHDGVRLEVFPARHHWPETAFALRLPGSLVWTGDTRPIPEMLAKYAASDELIAHDCALEGNPSHSGIDDLEREYPRELLARCLLYHYASEADGEALRARGHRVGVPGEIVPLHRPTDAEPG, encoded by the coding sequence ATGAACCAGGAAAGCGACTGGCAGCTGCGCCTGCTCGGGGTCGGCAACGCCTCGGCGGTGGAATTGGGCTCGGCGATGGCCACCATCGAACGCGATGGCGCGCCGTGGCTGACCATCGACTGCGGTGGCGAAGGGCTGACCGCGTATGGACGAACCTATGGCGGCATCCCCGCCGCGCTGTTCATGACCCATGCGCACATGGACCATATCGCCGGCTTCGAACGCTTGTTCGTGGCCAGCTATTTCGATGACGCGCATCGCGGCGAGGTGCGCCTGTACGTGCCGGTGCCGCTGCTGCCGCTGTTGCACCAGCGCGTGGCCAGCTATCCGAACGCGCTGGCCGAAGGCGGGGTGAATTTCTGGGACGCGTTCCGGGTAATCCCGGTCGGCGATCATTTCTGGCACGACGGCGTGCGCTTGGAGGTATTCCCGGCGCGCCATCATTGGCCGGAGACCGCGTTCGCGCTGCGCCTGCCGGGCAGCCTGGTGTGGACCGGCGATACCCGGCCGATCCCGGAAATGCTGGCGAAGTACGCCGCTTCCGATGAACTGATCGCCCATGACTGCGCGTTGGAAGGCAATCCATCGCATAGCGGCATCGACGACCTGGAGCGCGAATACCCACGCGAACTGCTGGCGCGCTGCCTGCTCTACCACTACGCCAGTGAGGCAGACGGCGAGGCGCTGCGCGCGCGTGGCCATCGCGTCGGCGTGCCGGGTGAAATCGTGCCGCTGCACAGGCCGACCGATGCGGAGCCAGGATGA